Proteins co-encoded in one Setaria viridis chromosome 9, Setaria_viridis_v4.0, whole genome shotgun sequence genomic window:
- the LOC117837709 gene encoding uncharacterized protein, with protein sequence MALASATIAAAATASSPSRLIRRFPSSPPPPSLLPLAARPGARSSPRACSYHRFVVRWKGRARALLGGFSDAGVSESDDDDEDEDAVEPAAAAAAPERWDVLGLGQAMVDFSGTVDDEFLERLGIEKGTRKVVNHEERGRVLRAMDGCSYKAAAGGSLSNSLVALARLGSSRSAGYPELKIAMAGSVGSDPLGSFYRAKLRRANVHFLSKPVKDGTTGTVIVLTTPDAQRTMLAYQGTSSTLSYDSDLANLVSKSNVLIVEGYLFELPHTIEAIKQACEDAHKNGALIAVTASDVSCIKRCYNDFWDIVGNYADILFANANEARAFCELPSTDSPMSATRYLSHSVPLVSVTDGVHGSYIGVKGEAIYIPPPPCLPVDTCGAGDAYASGILYGILRGASDLKGIGLLASRVAAVVVGQQGTRLRVQDADRLAESFAHHLDSLEFCSDV encoded by the exons ATggcgctcgcctccgccaccattgccgccgccgccacggcctcctccccctcccgcctcatccgccgcttcccttcctccccacctcctccctcgCTACTCCCCCTCGCCGCGCGCCCAGGGGCCCGGAGCTCCCCGCGCGCCTGCAGCTACCACCGGTTCGTGGTGCGTTGGAAGGGCCGGGCGCGAGCGCTCCTCGGGGGATTCTCGGACGCCGGCGTCAGCGAgagcgacgacgatgacgaggacgaggacgccgtcgagcccgccgcggcggccgccgcgcccgagAGATGGGACGTGCTCGGCCTCGGCCAGGCCATG GTTGATTTCTCAGGGACGGTGGATGATGAGTTCCTCGAGAGATTGGGCATAGAGAAGGGCACGAGGAAGGTCGTAAACCATGAGGAGAGGGGACGGGTCTTGCGCGCCATGGATGGGTGCAGCTACAAGGCTGCAGCCGGAGGTTCCCTGTCCAACTCACTTGTGGCGCTGGCAAGGCTTGGAAGTAGCCGGTCTGCTGGCTACCCTGAGCTTAAAATTGCAATGGCTGGCAGTGTGGGCAGTGACCCACTAGGTAGTTTCTACAG GGCGAAATTGCGTCGTGCTAATGTGCATTTCTTGTCTAAGCCGGTCAAAGATGGGACTACTGGAACTGTCATTGTCCTAACAACACCGGATGCTCAGCGAACTATGCTTGCATATCAG GGTACATCGTCAACTCTGAGTTATGATTCAGACTTGGCCAATTTAGTGTCCAAATCAAATGTACTAATTGTGGAAGGTTATCTATTTGAGCTTCCTCACACAATTGAAGCTATCAAGCAAGCGTGTGAAGATGCTCACAAGAATGGTGCACTCATTGCTGTTACAGCATCAGATGTATCTTGCATCAAGAGATGCTACAATGATTTTTG GGACATTGTAGGAAACTATGCTGACATTCTGTTCGCCAATGCCAACGAAGCAAGGGCATTCTGCGAGCTACCTTCAACAGACAGCCCCATGTCAGCCACAAGATACTTAAGCCACTCTGTTCCGTTAGTATCCGTGACCGATGGCGTGCATGGCTCCTACATTGGGGTGAAAGGTGAAGCAATATACATCCCTCCGCCACCCTGCTTGCCTGTGGACACCTGTGGCGCCGGCGATGCATACGCTTCTGGGATTCTGTATGGCATCCTCCGGGGTGCTTCAGACCTGAAAGGCATCGGCCTGCTGGCCTCACGGGTAGCTGCTGTTGTTGTCGGGCAGCAAGGCACGCGCCTGCGGGTCCAGGACGCCGACAGATTGGCTGAATCGTTTGCGCATCACCTGGATAGCTTGGAGTTCTGTTCAGATGTTTGA
- the LOC117837710 gene encoding uncharacterized protein At2g38710, with protein sequence MVVATEEMAVYCFDTLVSHFTGDQPPAPAFEDGNHPLFVTWKKATNGSEPRLRGCIGTLEPRQIVSGFKDYALTSALRDRRFPPIQSKELPTLECTVSILTDYETAEGYLDWEVGKHGLIIEFTDPDYNIRRSATYLPEVASHEGWGHVETIDTLMKKAGYHGTITESLRKKIRVTRYQSTLYTMHYGEYVAYVKKNRGAAPAINGVTVVNGFKPGH encoded by the exons ATGGTGGTGGCCACGGAGGAAATGGCGGTCTACTGCTTCGACACCCTCGTCTCCCACTTCACCGGCGACcagccgccggcccccgccttCGAGGACGGCAACCA CCCATTGTTTGTGACCTGGAAGAAGGCTACCAATGGTTCAGAACCACGCCTCCGAGGATGCATAGGAACCTTGGAGCCCCGTCAGATTGTCAGTGGCTTTAAGGACTACGCACTAACTAG TGCCCTGAGGGACCGGCGCTTCCCCCCAATCCAATCAAAGGAACTGCCAACCTTGGAGTGCACAGTGTCTATACTGACTGATTATGAAACTGCAGAGGGCTACCTCGATTGGGAG GTTGGAAAGCATGGTTTAATTATTGAATTTACAGATCCAGACTATAACATAAGACGCAGTGCAACCTATTTACCTGAGGTTGCTAGCCATGAAG GATGGGGACACGTAGAGACTATTGACACGCTGATGAAGAAGGCGGGTTACCATGGTACCATCACTGAGTCCTTGAGGAAGAAGATCCGTGTCACTCGCTACCAGAGCACCCTGTACACCATGCACTATGGTGAATATGTTGCATACGTCAAGAAGAATAGAGGTGCAGCCCCAGCAATTAACGGGGTGACTGTAGTTAATGGCTTCAAGCCAGGCCATTGA